From the genome of Pedobacter sp. MC2016-14, one region includes:
- a CDS encoding beta-1,6-N-acetylglucosaminyltransferase produces MLVGHIILAHKDPNQLRRLVLSLWHPDALIMVHLDRKTDIKGFKDLFNSPGIHFVKKRVSVNWGGFSQIKATLNSLEELLVIAPSVKYINLLSGQDYPVRKLSEFHQFLQNKSEGAFMEFLPLNDPWVQKSKDRFNRYHLADFSFFGKFKVERIMDALLPTRAFPKDFHLTGKSQWFTIDSECARYVLNFIKEHKHIYSSFTYSWGSDELFFQSILYNSPLKNRLQNNNLRYIDWSENKSSPKTLTLSDLNKIEDSNCFFARKFDEGIDKAILNHLDENVL; encoded by the coding sequence ATGTTAGTAGGCCATATTATTTTAGCGCATAAAGATCCAAATCAGCTTAGGCGTTTGGTTTTAAGTCTGTGGCACCCCGATGCATTGATCATGGTCCATTTGGATCGTAAGACAGATATTAAAGGCTTTAAGGACTTATTTAATAGTCCGGGGATACACTTTGTAAAGAAACGGGTTTCTGTAAATTGGGGAGGTTTTAGCCAGATAAAGGCTACGTTGAACAGCTTAGAAGAGTTGCTGGTGATAGCACCATCTGTAAAATATATCAATCTGTTGAGTGGTCAGGATTACCCTGTCAGAAAGCTTTCTGAGTTTCATCAATTTCTTCAAAATAAATCTGAGGGTGCGTTTATGGAATTTCTACCTTTAAATGATCCATGGGTTCAAAAGTCAAAAGATCGTTTTAACCGCTATCATTTAGCTGATTTTTCGTTTTTTGGCAAATTTAAAGTTGAGCGGATTATGGATGCTTTACTTCCAACGCGAGCCTTTCCAAAAGATTTTCATTTGACAGGGAAGTCACAATGGTTTACCATTGACAGTGAATGTGCCCGCTATGTGTTAAATTTTATTAAAGAACATAAACACATATATAGTAGTTTTACTTACAGTTGGGGCTCAGATGAGTTGTTTTTTCAAAGTATCTTATATAATTCTCCATTAAAAAACAGGTTGCAGAACAACAACTTAAGATATATTGATTGGTCGGAAAATAAATCCAGTCCAAAAACATTAACACTCTCAGATCTTAATAAGATTGAAGATTCAAATTGCTTTTTCGCACGTAAGTTTGATGAAGGGATAGATAAAGCTATTCTTAACCATCTTGATGAAAATGTACTTTAG
- a CDS encoding TolC family protein, which yields MNKKRYSLFLWLLFFSLIGPVSNLRAQEAILSEISYLYLNKLIAAAKENYPRLKSFESEIKAAKSDLSGVKISWLEPFSFQYVSRSNRASSNLVNVTTADILNGYQIGISINPGSLLAKPSQIKKAKEQVRIAQYNRDEYDLSLEAAVKTRYFAYIQAQKSVIPATNAYLDAENNFKSIKIAYQRAEVTLQIYNEASIAFNQALTTKLQIEGNYLTAKAALEELTVKKLEEIK from the coding sequence ATGAACAAAAAAAGATACTCTTTATTCTTATGGTTACTATTTTTCAGTTTAATAGGACCTGTCAGTAATCTTAGAGCTCAGGAAGCGATACTCAGTGAAATTTCTTATCTCTATTTAAATAAGCTAATTGCGGCTGCAAAAGAAAATTATCCGAGGTTAAAATCATTTGAAAGTGAAATAAAAGCAGCCAAAAGTGATTTGTCGGGAGTTAAGATTTCCTGGTTAGAGCCCTTCTCTTTCCAATATGTTTCTCGTTCAAATAGGGCAAGTTCAAATTTAGTCAATGTAACAACAGCAGATATTTTAAATGGCTATCAGATTGGTATTTCAATCAACCCTGGGTCTTTATTAGCAAAGCCGAGTCAAATTAAAAAAGCAAAGGAACAAGTTCGGATCGCACAATATAACAGGGATGAGTATGATCTTTCTCTGGAAGCAGCCGTTAAAACCAGATATTTTGCATACATACAAGCACAGAAATCTGTCATCCCAGCAACTAATGCTTACCTTGATGCTGAAAATAACTTCAAATCAATAAAAATTGCTTATCAAAGAGCCGAAGTAACTTTACAGATTTACAACGAGGCTTCTATTGCCTTCAATCAAGCATTGACTACAAAATTACAGATTGAAGGAAATTACCTAACTGCTAAAGCAGCCTTAGAAGAACTAACTGTTAAAAAGCTCGAAGAAATAAAATAA
- a CDS encoding acyltransferase: MQHIMDNSPKKTILRVESIDYLRGLAALSILAYHMHLFTFGEVDSSSMLGKLKIYGVSIFYILSGITLYIVYANRLYLNKSDLIGFYIKRFFRLVPLLWLATILTLIFQYNPEIMTLKKIVLNVTIIPGAIRPEGFIASGAWSIGNEIFFYLFFPFIIYLGRINKAFIYMSLLLSFVALYYFAFYILDPNVALGAQWSNYVNPLGQIFYFFTGIALGSIGGLVPRKNIITGILILVFSALFYTYQVFGEPVQLVTGLNKMILSFYITVICFLFYKFDFESFNEYLKDVLQFFGNISYSLYLLHPITYGIVGSLLGFFAIKSSIALITLTVVFSILFAWLSYVYFEKFFIKLGKKYHDKAILKFK; the protein is encoded by the coding sequence ATGCAACATATAATGGACAATAGCCCAAAAAAGACTATTTTAAGAGTTGAATCAATAGATTATTTAAGAGGATTGGCTGCTTTAAGCATTTTGGCCTATCATATGCATCTTTTTACTTTTGGTGAGGTTGATTCCTCTTCTATGCTTGGCAAACTTAAAATTTATGGTGTATCTATTTTTTATATTTTAAGTGGGATTACTTTATATATCGTTTACGCCAATAGGTTATACCTTAACAAATCAGATTTAATTGGTTTTTATATCAAAAGGTTCTTTAGATTGGTGCCCTTACTATGGCTGGCGACAATTTTAACCCTTATTTTTCAGTATAATCCTGAAATAATGACGCTAAAAAAAATAGTCCTGAATGTTACCATTATTCCTGGTGCAATCAGACCTGAAGGGTTTATTGCAAGTGGTGCCTGGTCTATCGGTAATGAAATTTTCTTTTATCTTTTTTTTCCATTCATTATCTATTTAGGAAGGATAAATAAGGCATTTATTTACATGAGTTTGCTCTTGTCATTTGTTGCTTTATATTATTTTGCATTTTATATTTTGGACCCAAATGTTGCACTGGGTGCACAGTGGTCTAATTATGTTAATCCATTGGGGCAGATTTTTTACTTTTTTACCGGAATAGCATTGGGCTCAATTGGTGGATTAGTGCCCAGAAAAAACATCATAACAGGCATTTTAATTCTTGTATTTTCTGCTTTGTTTTATACTTATCAGGTTTTTGGAGAACCTGTTCAGCTGGTAACCGGGCTAAATAAAATGATCTTATCATTTTATATCACTGTCATTTGTTTTCTGTTTTACAAATTCGATTTTGAAAGCTTTAATGAATACCTAAAAGATGTGCTTCAATTTTTCGGTAATATCAGCTATTCTTTATATTTGCTGCATCCCATAACATATGGGATAGTAGGTAGTTTATTAGGTTTTTTTGCAATTAAATCCAGTATTGCGCTAATTACATTGACAGTTGTTTTTTCTATTCTGTTTGCCTGGTTAAGTTATGTGTATTTTGAAAAATTCTTCATCAAACTAGGAAAGAAATACCATGATAAAGCAATATTGAAGTTTAAGTAG
- a CDS encoding glycosyltransferase → MWLFEVPFIALQLLIGYNLVFPVFLYLLWLIFRKQLKQPIELPSVEADYGIIVTAYEQTNTLPFVVDSILKLKYSNYLVYIVADKCDISALNFNDSRVVLLRPEETLASNTKSHLYAMDHFLRVHDRITIIDSDNLVHADYLNQLNTAFEQGFVAVQGVREAKNLNTTIASLDAARDIYYHFYDGKVLFELGSSATLAGSGMAFEAKLYYEFLVKNPVTGAGFDKVLQNWLVKQGIRIAFAENAFVYDEKTSKSEQLVQQRSRWINTWFKYFKLGFGILWAGITKWNCNQFLFGIVLLRPPLFLFIIASGIFMFINIFISLTAFLIWCIAFLLFILGFYLALVRAKVDARIYKSLINIPKFIYLQVISLLKSKNANKASVATTHYHNESINGINSDPNENLPV, encoded by the coding sequence ATGTGGTTATTTGAGGTGCCATTTATTGCTTTACAATTGCTGATTGGGTATAACCTTGTTTTCCCGGTATTTTTGTATCTATTATGGTTAATTTTCAGAAAACAATTAAAACAACCCATTGAGCTTCCTTCAGTAGAAGCTGATTATGGAATCATTGTAACTGCTTATGAGCAGACTAATACATTACCCTTTGTTGTAGACTCCATATTAAAATTAAAATATTCCAACTATCTGGTTTATATTGTAGCAGATAAATGTGATATTTCTGCACTTAATTTTAATGATTCACGTGTTGTTTTATTGCGGCCAGAAGAAACACTGGCAAGTAATACAAAGTCTCATTTGTATGCCATGGATCATTTTTTAAGGGTTCATGATCGCATTACAATTATAGATAGTGACAATTTGGTCCATGCCGATTACTTAAATCAATTGAATACTGCTTTCGAGCAAGGTTTTGTTGCTGTTCAGGGGGTACGCGAAGCTAAAAACTTAAATACTACTATCGCTTCGCTGGATGCTGCACGTGACATTTATTATCATTTTTATGATGGTAAGGTTCTATTCGAATTGGGTTCTTCGGCCACGCTTGCAGGGTCTGGAATGGCATTTGAGGCCAAACTTTATTATGAGTTCTTAGTTAAAAATCCGGTGACTGGAGCCGGTTTTGATAAGGTGCTACAAAACTGGCTGGTTAAGCAGGGCATTAGAATTGCATTCGCTGAAAATGCTTTTGTATATGATGAAAAGACATCTAAGTCTGAGCAATTGGTGCAACAACGCAGTCGTTGGATCAACACCTGGTTTAAATATTTCAAGCTTGGATTTGGCATATTATGGGCTGGAATTACAAAATGGAACTGCAATCAATTTCTATTTGGGATTGTGCTTTTAAGACCACCGCTGTTTCTTTTTATTATCGCTTCGGGCATTTTCATGTTCATTAACATATTCATTTCTTTAACTGCCTTCCTAATATGGTGTATTGCTTTTTTGCTTTTCATCTTAGGCTTTTATCTCGCTTTGGTCAGGGCAAAAGTAGATGCCAGGATATATAAGTCATTAATTAACATTCCAAAGTTTATTTACTTACAAGTTATTTCATTGTTAAAAAGCAAGAATGCAAATAAGGCTTCTGTTGCGACTACTCACTACCATAACGAATCCATAAACGGTATAAATTCAGATCCTAATGAAAATCTACCCGTATAA
- a CDS encoding O-antigen ligase: protein MKFKIALSKITPLMLLAVTAPLAILLTLGTFYYGLNFGVLVFIILIGIPVAISVIIYPKFGIVILLTFAYVIALISRLGVHFPLGTVMDGLELLLILGFLIYQKQNPGLEKFKNTISYIILAWIGYNLLQFFNPTAESRLAWVYTIRSVAAVMIMYFVFMTQIRTVNFVRLILKLWIGLAFFAALYAFKSEHLGFFQFEKDWLASDPNLSTLYFIAGHWRKSSIFSDPVAFSYNMVTSSILCLTLMMNNMKVYKKIILGFLVVFFMLNMLYSGTRGANVLLPAAIFLLAILKFNYRVLGLSILGMIFLAILVYMPTSNQNLIRFQSAFRPSDDPSFNLRGINQKRIQPFIQTHPFGGGLGATGTWGERFAPNSYLAHFPPDSGYVRVAVELGFVGLILFCTLMFTILKTGITNYYKIKDPELKGYCLAMVLIIFALNIGNYPQEALVQFPTSIYFYLFVALINVTLILDKEKQQEELSKL, encoded by the coding sequence ATGAAGTTTAAAATTGCCTTGTCTAAGATTACTCCATTAATGCTGCTGGCAGTCACAGCTCCATTGGCGATTTTATTAACACTAGGTACATTTTATTATGGATTAAATTTCGGAGTTTTAGTATTTATAATATTGATAGGTATTCCTGTGGCGATATCAGTTATTATCTATCCAAAATTTGGAATCGTAATTCTTCTGACTTTTGCTTATGTGATTGCCCTTATAAGTAGATTAGGGGTTCATTTTCCTTTAGGAACCGTTATGGACGGCCTTGAGTTGCTACTAATTTTAGGCTTTCTGATTTATCAGAAACAAAATCCTGGTTTGGAGAAGTTCAAAAACACAATTAGTTACATAATCCTTGCCTGGATAGGCTATAATTTGTTACAATTCTTCAATCCTACGGCTGAATCAAGATTGGCTTGGGTATATACAATTAGGTCTGTTGCGGCAGTAATGATTATGTATTTTGTTTTTATGACCCAGATAAGGACGGTAAATTTTGTGAGGCTTATACTTAAACTTTGGATTGGATTGGCCTTTTTTGCTGCACTATATGCCTTTAAGTCTGAACACCTGGGCTTCTTTCAATTTGAGAAAGATTGGTTAGCTTCTGACCCTAATTTATCTACGTTGTATTTTATTGCAGGTCATTGGCGGAAGTCGTCAATATTTTCTGATCCCGTAGCCTTCTCTTATAATATGGTAACCAGCTCTATATTGTGCCTGACGCTAATGATGAATAATATGAAGGTGTATAAGAAAATCATTCTGGGTTTTTTAGTTGTTTTCTTTATGTTGAATATGTTGTATTCCGGTACCAGAGGGGCAAACGTTCTTTTACCTGCAGCAATATTTTTATTAGCCATATTGAAGTTTAATTACAGAGTACTTGGTTTATCAATACTAGGAATGATCTTTTTGGCTATCCTCGTTTATATGCCTACATCCAATCAAAATTTGATTAGGTTTCAATCTGCGTTTAGACCTTCAGACGATCCTTCCTTTAATTTACGTGGAATCAATCAGAAACGCATACAACCATTTATACAGACCCATCCCTTTGGTGGTGGGTTGGGCGCAACTGGTACCTGGGGAGAGAGATTTGCGCCTAATTCTTACCTGGCCCATTTTCCACCTGATAGTGGTTATGTCAGGGTAGCCGTTGAATTGGGGTTTGTGGGGTTGATATTGTTCTGTACATTAATGTTTACCATCCTAAAAACAGGGATTACGAATTATTATAAAATTAAGGATCCTGAATTGAAAGGTTACTGTTTAGCCATGGTACTGATCATTTTTGCGTTGAACATTGGGAATTATCCTCAGGAAGCATTGGTACAATTCCCAACGAGTATTTATTTTTACTTGTTTGTAGCATTGATAAATGTTACCTTAATTCTTGATAAAGAAAAGCAGCAAGAAGAATTATCTAAATTATAA
- a CDS encoding lipopolysaccharide biosynthesis protein, producing MDEVKKFLNIVKKYLLVLIIVPVITVIITYFLVRNLSDSYVSQVQIATGIVDETQQYQQQSILNQGVLPSEQANQEFNNLITMMKMKKMLDQISYKLIINDLTTSKPFRQPGKAIKDLNPNAKAHALEVYREMYRKKMPLNLWDKDQNGLFNVIKSVRYDSGSLSEKLNIYRSGSSDFIIVEFESEDPELSAFVVNSLSNEFVAYYSTIVKTNQVKATNFLGQLLKEKSDTLTKKMAALRTYKINNRVLNLDEQSKQLYSNIVDFDNKKQEAVQNTSSYAGALNEIDRKFSPGERRYIEAALSKVNQDIVGTKEELSALYDQYYKSDFDEKYKISIDSLQRQLTAEINRSSDQYINNPLATKQALIEQKLDLEVKLDVSRYSINALEREINKLNKDFDQLVPKEAEVQSYEMSIDIATKEYLDILNKYNQSSLESGISIKLNVVQMGMPGLAQPSKKMLLVILSGIITAVIVLLVLFVLFLIDHSILSAEELSNKTELPVIGSLSTLNLPSIDLKGIWKHDEELPVPVLELKNQLRSIRYEIENDLKGKVLVVNSMTPLQGKTFVAMSLAFAWMMTNKKVLVIDGNFSSPKISNSSNSTIYVEDFLQGKSFIQTDFRESSLVVLKNRGGDASLIEVASYEQIREKLDWAKQWFDLIIIETAALEVLNQPKEWISFADKVIGIFNYGQTIDRKKLYYANYLKNTGLFTGWVMNKVPEKK from the coding sequence ATGGACGAGGTAAAAAAATTCCTAAATATCGTTAAGAAGTATTTACTGGTTCTGATTATAGTTCCTGTAATTACAGTAATCATTACTTATTTTCTTGTAAGGAATCTTTCTGATTCATATGTATCTCAAGTACAAATTGCAACTGGTATTGTGGATGAAACCCAGCAATATCAGCAACAGTCTATCTTAAATCAGGGTGTTTTACCTAGTGAGCAAGCTAATCAGGAATTTAATAACCTGATTACCATGATGAAGATGAAGAAAATGCTTGATCAGATTTCCTACAAATTGATTATTAATGATCTGACTACAAGTAAACCATTTAGACAGCCTGGTAAGGCTATAAAAGATCTGAATCCAAATGCTAAAGCGCATGCACTGGAGGTATATCGGGAAATGTATCGAAAGAAAATGCCTTTGAATTTGTGGGATAAGGATCAAAATGGTCTGTTTAATGTTATTAAATCAGTGCGTTATGATAGTGGGAGCTTAAGCGAAAAACTTAATATTTATCGTTCTGGCTCAAGTGATTTTATTATTGTTGAGTTTGAATCCGAAGATCCAGAATTATCGGCATTTGTTGTAAATTCACTATCCAATGAATTTGTAGCGTACTACTCTACAATTGTAAAGACAAATCAAGTTAAAGCAACTAATTTCTTAGGACAACTTTTAAAAGAGAAAAGCGATACACTGACCAAGAAAATGGCAGCACTTCGCACTTATAAGATCAATAACCGTGTTTTAAATTTGGATGAGCAATCCAAACAGTTATATTCAAATATTGTAGATTTTGATAATAAAAAGCAGGAAGCTGTACAAAATACTTCGTCTTATGCTGGTGCGCTGAATGAAATTGATAGAAAGTTTAGCCCTGGTGAACGCCGGTATATTGAGGCTGCGTTGTCTAAAGTAAACCAGGATATTGTTGGTACCAAAGAAGAATTGAGTGCATTGTATGATCAATATTATAAAAGTGATTTTGATGAAAAGTATAAGATTTCTATTGATTCTTTGCAAAGGCAACTCACTGCTGAAATCAATCGATCTTCAGATCAGTATATTAACAATCCCTTAGCAACCAAGCAGGCTTTAATAGAACAAAAATTAGATTTAGAAGTTAAGCTTGACGTTTCCAGATATAGCATCAATGCATTGGAACGTGAAATTAATAAGTTGAATAAAGATTTTGATCAGCTTGTTCCGAAAGAAGCCGAAGTGCAGTCTTATGAAATGAGCATAGACATTGCTACTAAAGAATATTTAGATATCCTGAATAAATACAACCAGAGTAGTTTGGAGTCTGGTATATCCATTAAGCTTAATGTAGTTCAAATGGGAATGCCAGGTTTGGCGCAACCTTCTAAAAAAATGCTACTGGTAATTCTTAGTGGTATAATTACGGCAGTAATAGTGCTGTTAGTACTATTTGTCTTGTTTTTAATAGATCACAGTATTCTTTCAGCTGAAGAACTATCCAATAAAACAGAACTTCCGGTTATAGGAAGTTTAAGCACCTTGAATCTTCCTTCTATAGATCTAAAAGGGATATGGAAACATGATGAAGAGCTACCTGTTCCCGTACTTGAACTTAAAAACCAGTTGAGGTCTATTCGTTATGAAATTGAAAATGACCTTAAAGGTAAAGTTCTGGTGGTAAATAGCATGACGCCCTTACAAGGTAAGACATTTGTTGCTATGAGCCTTGCTTTTGCCTGGATGATGACCAATAAAAAGGTGTTGGTTATAGATGGTAATTTTAGTAGTCCGAAGATCAGTAACAGTTCAAATTCCACAATTTATGTAGAAGATTTTTTACAGGGGAAAAGTTTTATTCAAACGGATTTCAGAGAGTCTTCTTTGGTGGTTTTAAAGAACAGGGGAGGTGACGCATCTTTAATTGAGGTTGCGAGTTATGAACAAATCAGGGAAAAGTTAGATTGGGCTAAACAATGGTTTGATTTAATTATTATTGAAACTGCAGCACTTGAAGTACTAAATCAACCTAAAGAATGGATTTCCTTTGCAGACAAAGTAATTGGCATTTTTAATTATGGGCAAACAATTGACAGGAAGAAATTATACTATGCCAATTATTTAAAGAATACAGGTTTATTCACAGGTTGGGTGATGAATAAAGTCCCAGAAAAAAAATAA
- a CDS encoding oligosaccharide flippase family protein yields MSKLKAIISALKNPHFQSLLGNGVVSVFGMVTLAVLYRALTVQDIGVYIFFITILGLVDTVRSGFLTTSFITFYSGTERTRANEVAGSTWMIALIVTIACVVINIPTYFLAPYVKNEGMNLFMKYFSLISIITLPAFMASLVIQGEKRFDRLLRLRLISQGLFTGAAMTLALLNKANLTTIILAYIATNTLSSIIALLVGWTMLSKLRNSTKKTCLELFHFGKYSFGTSISANLFQVTDTFFINFFLGPAAIAVYNLGGKLLQIIEIPLLSIASSGMPVLSSHYNNNKREEMMYTMKKMAGMLSIAIICAAIGALIFAEPIIQLIGGAKYLDTAAPNLFRIFMCIAILYPIDRFFAITLDVVHLPKVNFYKILIMLFVNLIGDYFSLSIFKSVYAITIASLFPTLVAIFVTYPPLNKFSKFNYWSIYSIGYKESILFVKQIYQTLFLKKQSNNSI; encoded by the coding sequence ATGTCAAAACTAAAAGCCATTATATCAGCCTTAAAAAACCCTCATTTTCAGTCACTTCTTGGAAATGGAGTTGTTTCTGTATTCGGAATGGTGACACTGGCTGTTCTTTATAGGGCGTTAACGGTGCAGGATATTGGAGTCTATATTTTTTTCATTACAATTTTGGGCCTCGTTGATACCGTAAGATCTGGATTCCTAACCACTTCATTTATCACTTTCTACTCCGGCACCGAGAGAACCCGCGCCAATGAAGTAGCTGGTTCTACCTGGATGATCGCCTTAATTGTTACAATTGCTTGTGTAGTCATTAATATTCCTACCTACTTTTTAGCCCCATATGTAAAAAATGAAGGGATGAATTTATTCATGAAATATTTTTCATTGATTAGTATCATTACACTTCCCGCATTTATGGCTAGCCTGGTTATTCAGGGGGAAAAAAGATTTGACCGCCTACTTAGGTTAAGGCTCATTAGTCAGGGTTTATTTACAGGAGCAGCGATGACGCTTGCCCTCTTAAACAAAGCGAATTTAACAACTATTATATTGGCTTATATAGCTACAAATACCTTATCAAGTATCATTGCATTGTTAGTGGGATGGACAATGTTGTCTAAACTTAGAAACTCTACAAAGAAAACCTGCCTGGAGCTTTTCCATTTTGGTAAATATAGTTTTGGAACAAGCATCAGTGCAAACCTATTCCAGGTGACAGACACGTTTTTTATCAATTTTTTTCTTGGTCCGGCAGCAATTGCAGTTTATAACCTTGGGGGAAAACTACTTCAAATTATTGAAATACCACTTTTAAGTATTGCCAGTTCTGGAATGCCGGTACTCTCTAGCCACTACAACAATAACAAGAGAGAAGAAATGATGTATACCATGAAAAAAATGGCCGGAATGCTATCAATAGCCATTATTTGCGCCGCGATTGGTGCACTCATTTTTGCAGAACCCATTATCCAGCTAATTGGGGGAGCAAAATACCTGGACACGGCAGCACCAAATCTTTTCAGGATATTTATGTGTATTGCGATTTTATATCCCATTGACCGTTTTTTTGCAATAACACTAGATGTTGTCCACCTTCCTAAGGTGAATTTCTACAAAATTTTAATCATGCTTTTTGTAAATTTAATTGGCGATTATTTTAGTCTGTCTATTTTTAAATCTGTGTATGCGATAACAATTGCCAGCCTTTTCCCTACACTGGTTGCTATATTTGTAACCTATCCTCCATTAAATAAATTTTCTAAATTTAATTATTGGAGTATTTATTCAATTGGCTATAAAGAAAGCATTTTGTTTGTGAAGCAGATTTATCAAACGTTATTCCTTAAAAAACAATCAAACAATTCCATATAG
- a CDS encoding glycosyltransferase family 2 protein: MKISVLTPSFNSGKYIERAIQSVIDQDYKDYEHIITDGGSKDDTLDIIKRYSHINYISERDKGQSDAMNKAFKMSNGDIIVYLNADDEFSPNAFKTIAKAFKDYPEADMIVGNLIYLAPDEKVTRIPSNKYLDIVRYWLNLFPNNPVSYFYKRKVQVEIGEFPVDNHFAMDVWFLLKAYQKFKVSKVDATLGIFHSDGNNKTALTDTGVNLHKTVKAHIKNDNPMLLPYFYYRFILAKFFK; the protein is encoded by the coding sequence ATGAAAATAAGTGTTTTGACTCCATCATTTAACTCAGGTAAATACATTGAGCGAGCTATTCAGAGTGTAATTGATCAGGATTACAAGGATTACGAACACATTATAACAGATGGTGGCTCTAAGGATGATACATTGGACATCATAAAAAGATACAGCCATATCAATTATATTTCTGAACGTGATAAGGGTCAGTCTGATGCCATGAATAAAGCATTTAAGATGAGCAACGGGGATATTATTGTATATCTCAATGCAGACGATGAGTTTTCTCCAAATGCCTTTAAAACAATTGCCAAAGCCTTTAAAGATTATCCGGAAGCGGATATGATAGTTGGAAATTTAATTTACCTGGCCCCTGATGAAAAAGTGACGCGAATACCTTCAAATAAATATTTAGATATTGTACGCTACTGGCTTAATTTATTCCCGAATAATCCGGTAAGTTATTTTTATAAGCGCAAGGTACAGGTTGAAATAGGTGAGTTTCCAGTTGACAATCATTTTGCGATGGATGTATGGTTTTTATTGAAGGCATACCAGAAATTTAAAGTAAGCAAGGTGGATGCAACTCTGGGTATCTTTCACTCTGATGGAAACAATAAAACTGCCTTAACGGATACAGGTGTGAACTTGCATAAAACCGTAAAAGCGCATATAAAGAATGACAACCCGATGTTATTACCTTATTTTTACTATAGATTTATCCTTGCCAAATTTTTTAAATAA
- a CDS encoding glycosyltransferase codes for MTLIKNRDIIVVGLQPWDTEIGSNCKNIAIEFSKHNRVLYVNSPLDRITKIKRKNDKDVKKRLAILSGEAEDLELIAPNLWVYYPDVVIESINWIKINFIFDLLNRSNNKLFSNSIVKAVKKLQFKNYLLFNDNDIFRSFYLKDYLKPDSSIYYSRDYLIGVDYWRHHGSRLEPKLMAKSDVCTANSAYLAKLCGLYNPHSYYVGQGCEIDIFLDADQQAVPNDMNTIKAPILGYVGALQSLRLDLELIKYIAEQKPDWNVVLVGPEDGDFAKSGLHKMTNVHFLGSKNPDELPAYVNSFDVCMNPQKVNEVTIGNYPRKIDEYLAVGKPILATRTESMEVFADFVFLADTKEQYLEYLEQARLTDSVDLQKSRKRFAAQHTWEASVREIYKAIKTNNATYNGQ; via the coding sequence ATGACTTTAATTAAAAACAGGGATATTATTGTTGTCGGTTTGCAACCCTGGGATACGGAGATAGGAAGTAATTGCAAAAACATAGCGATTGAATTTAGTAAACACAACCGTGTTTTATATGTCAATTCACCACTTGACCGAATTACTAAAATTAAGAGAAAGAATGATAAAGATGTTAAAAAGAGGCTAGCGATTTTAAGTGGCGAGGCTGAAGATTTGGAGCTGATAGCGCCGAACTTATGGGTGTATTACCCTGATGTGGTTATCGAATCCATCAACTGGATTAAAATTAACTTCATATTTGACCTCTTAAACCGCTCAAATAATAAGCTGTTTTCTAATTCTATTGTTAAGGCGGTTAAAAAACTCCAGTTTAAGAATTACCTGCTTTTCAACGATAACGATATTTTCAGGAGCTTTTATTTGAAGGATTATTTAAAGCCTGACAGCAGTATTTATTATTCCAGGGATTATTTAATTGGGGTAGACTATTGGAGACATCATGGTTCACGATTAGAACCGAAACTGATGGCCAAAAGTGATGTATGTACAGCCAACTCAGCATACCTGGCAAAATTGTGCGGATTGTATAACCCCCATTCTTATTATGTTGGTCAGGGCTGTGAAATAGATATCTTTCTGGATGCAGATCAGCAAGCTGTTCCTAATGATATGAACACAATTAAAGCTCCAATACTTGGGTATGTGGGAGCCTTGCAGTCATTGCGGCTAGACCTTGAATTGATAAAATATATTGCAGAACAGAAACCAGACTGGAATGTAGTACTAGTTGGTCCTGAAGATGGCGACTTTGCTAAAAGTGGTTTACATAAAATGACAAATGTACATTTTCTAGGGTCTAAAAATCCTGACGAACTTCCTGCGTATGTCAATTCATTTGACGTTTGCATGAATCCCCAAAAAGTAAACGAAGTTACAATTGGCAATTACCCGCGAAAGATTGACGAGTACCTTGCTGTTGGAAAGCCCATATTAGCTACAAGAACGGAAAGTATGGAGGTATTTGCTGACTTTGTTTTTCTTGCAGATACGAAAGAACAGTACCTGGAATACCTTGAGCAGGCAAGGTTAACTGATAGTGTTGATTTACAAAAATCAAGAAAGCGTTTTGCTGCCCAGCATACCTGGGAAGCTAGTGTGCGGGAAATTTACAAAGCCATAAAAACTAACAATGCAACATATAATGGACAATAG